The Nitrospira sp. genome has a segment encoding these proteins:
- a CDS encoding ABC transporter ATP-binding protein yields the protein MNQDVNGQELVIDVQGMTKRFGSRTVVDNIGLQVRRGEICGFLGPNGSGKTTFIRMLCGLLHPDGGSGTCLGYDVITESEAIKAAVGYMTQRFSFYEDLSIAENLDFVARMFEVHRRRESVEQSLERLGLTDRREQLAGQLSGGWKQRLALAACLIHRPKLLLLDEPTAGVDPKARREFWEQIHELAAEGLTFLITTHYMDEAERCHRLAYIAYGKLLTYGTVADVIIQAQLTTWSVSGPDLQQLAGILRRQPGVQQAVAFGDRLHVSGDDPVALDATVSASRAAPYEWQRVPTGLEDVFIHLMHRSSNEVTS from the coding sequence ATGAACCAGGATGTCAACGGACAAGAATTGGTCATCGACGTACAGGGCATGACCAAGCGGTTTGGGTCACGGACCGTGGTCGACAACATCGGGCTGCAGGTACGTCGTGGCGAGATTTGTGGCTTCCTCGGGCCGAACGGCAGCGGCAAGACGACGTTCATCCGCATGCTGTGCGGTCTCCTGCACCCGGATGGAGGGAGCGGTACCTGTCTCGGCTACGACGTCATCACCGAAAGCGAAGCCATCAAAGCCGCGGTGGGTTACATGACCCAGCGGTTCAGTTTCTACGAAGACTTGAGCATCGCCGAGAATCTCGATTTCGTTGCCCGGATGTTTGAAGTTCATCGTCGCCGCGAGTCCGTCGAGCAGAGCCTCGAGCGGTTGGGCCTCACCGATCGACGAGAGCAGCTGGCCGGTCAGTTGTCGGGAGGGTGGAAGCAGCGACTTGCGTTGGCGGCCTGTCTGATCCATCGGCCCAAGTTATTGCTCTTGGATGAACCGACGGCCGGCGTCGATCCGAAAGCGCGCAGAGAATTTTGGGAACAGATTCACGAATTGGCCGCCGAAGGCCTCACCTTCTTGATCACCACCCACTATATGGATGAAGCCGAGCGCTGCCATCGCCTTGCCTACATCGCCTATGGGAAGTTACTCACCTATGGAACTGTCGCCGATGTCATCATCCAGGCGCAGCTTACCACTTGGTCCGTCAGTGGGCCGGATCTTCAGCAATTGGCGGGAATCTTGCGCCGACAACCAGGCGTGCAACAAGCCGTCGCGTTTGGTGATCGGTTGCACGTGAGCGGAGACGACCCTGTCGCGCTCGACGCGACGGTTTCGGCGTCTCGTGCTGCGCCGTATGAATGGCAGCGCGTGCCCACTGGTCTGGAAGACGTGTTCATCCATCTCATGCATCGATCCTCGAATGAGGTCACGTCATGA
- a CDS encoding CbbQ/NirQ/NorQ/GpvN family protein has protein sequence MQQAREVDVAKYRILQEPFYAEVCGEIGLFTIAAEKKLPVMLKGPTGCGKTRFVQYMAYRLGRPLITVACHEDLTASDLVGRYLLKGQDTVWMDGPLTAGVKHGAIVYLDEVVEARKDTTVIIHPLSDDRRVLPIEKKGQIVEAADEFMLVISYNPGYQSVLKDLKQSTKQRFVAIEFDYPAPDIEAMVVQREAGVEPAIAGNLVKLGQRVRNLRNHGLEEGVSTRLLIYAGTLIKQGVPPERACDVAVARPITDDSDMQRAILEFVKAIF, from the coding sequence ATGCAGCAAGCGCGGGAAGTCGATGTAGCCAAGTATCGCATCCTGCAGGAACCGTTTTACGCGGAGGTCTGTGGGGAGATCGGCCTGTTCACCATTGCCGCCGAGAAAAAACTGCCGGTCATGCTCAAGGGACCGACCGGCTGCGGGAAAACCCGTTTTGTTCAATACATGGCGTACAGGCTCGGCCGACCGTTGATCACGGTCGCCTGTCACGAGGATCTCACGGCATCCGACTTGGTGGGCCGTTATCTCCTCAAGGGGCAGGATACCGTATGGATGGATGGGCCCTTGACCGCCGGAGTGAAGCATGGGGCCATTGTCTATCTCGACGAAGTAGTGGAAGCGAGAAAGGACACGACCGTCATCATCCATCCTCTCAGCGATGACCGGCGGGTGCTCCCGATCGAGAAAAAAGGCCAGATTGTGGAGGCAGCCGACGAGTTCATGCTGGTGATCTCCTACAACCCCGGCTACCAGAGTGTCCTCAAAGATCTGAAGCAAAGCACGAAGCAACGATTCGTGGCGATTGAATTCGACTATCCCGCTCCGGACATCGAAGCGATGGTGGTTCAGCGGGAAGCGGGGGTGGAGCCTGCAATCGCCGGAAATCTCGTCAAGCTCGGACAAAGGGTCCGCAACTTGAGGAACCACGGGTTGGAGGAAGGAGTCAGTACCAGACTCTTGATCTACGCCGGTACGCTCATCAAGCAAGGCGTGCCGCCCGAGCGGGCCTGTGATGTGGCCGTCGCTCGTCCGATCACTGATGATTCGGACATGCAACGCGCGATACTCGAATTCGTGAAGGCGATCTTTTGA
- a CDS encoding HlyD family efflux transporter periplasmic adaptor subunit gives MAVGRPGTTQGLILAFTLVVAVVQSGCGRSSSDQVQGYVEGEYVYVASPYAGALASLSVRRGEQVSAGDPLFALEQVSEQAARDEAAKKLSQALANLDDAKKGKRPSEIESLRAQLKYAQAALRLSVQEVTRQEGLKAMPGAVVEMELDRARAARDQNQQQVAQLKADLNTAVLGARADQVAAAEAEVRAREAALAGAEWALAQKRQAAPKAGLVFDTLYREGEWVAAGRPVVVLLPPDHIKVRAFVPETRVGTIKLGDVVQITVDGVQGMVQGKVGYISPRAEYTPPVIYSQENREKLVFMIEALFDQDTARNLHPGQPVDVRFNGAP, from the coding sequence ATGGCTGTAGGTCGTCCAGGAACTACGCAGGGGCTGATTCTGGCATTCACGCTGGTGGTTGCCGTGGTCCAGTCGGGCTGTGGACGATCTTCGTCCGATCAAGTTCAGGGCTACGTCGAGGGTGAATACGTCTACGTGGCTTCGCCCTATGCCGGTGCGCTTGCATCCTTGTCCGTACGGCGTGGAGAACAGGTCAGTGCGGGCGATCCCCTTTTCGCCCTGGAACAGGTGTCAGAGCAAGCCGCCCGTGACGAAGCAGCGAAGAAACTCAGCCAAGCGCTGGCCAACCTCGATGATGCGAAGAAGGGAAAACGGCCCTCTGAGATCGAATCGCTCAGGGCGCAACTGAAATATGCGCAGGCAGCGCTGCGCCTTTCTGTGCAAGAAGTCACGCGACAGGAAGGGCTCAAGGCTATGCCCGGTGCCGTAGTGGAAATGGAATTGGATCGCGCACGCGCGGCACGGGACCAGAATCAACAGCAGGTCGCGCAACTGAAAGCCGATCTGAACACAGCGGTGTTAGGGGCTCGTGCGGATCAAGTCGCGGCAGCCGAAGCAGAGGTTCGTGCAAGGGAAGCGGCGTTGGCCGGGGCAGAATGGGCTCTCGCGCAAAAACGCCAAGCGGCGCCGAAGGCAGGGTTGGTTTTCGACACCCTGTACCGTGAAGGAGAATGGGTAGCTGCCGGACGTCCCGTGGTTGTCCTGCTGCCGCCCGACCACATCAAAGTGCGTGCGTTTGTACCTGAGACAAGGGTTGGGACCATCAAACTCGGCGATGTAGTCCAGATCACGGTTGATGGTGTGCAGGGCATGGTTCAGGGAAAGGTGGGCTATATTTCTCCACGGGCAGAGTATACCCCGCCGGTCATCTATAGCCAGGAGAACCGCGAGAAGCTGGTCTTCATGATTGAAGCGCTGTTTGACCAGGATACCGCGCGCAATCTGCACCCCGGTCAACCGGTGGATGTACGATTCAACGGTGCTCCATGA
- a CDS encoding ABC transporter permease, with translation MSLRWTFSPSRFWAIVVKEFIQMRRDRVTFGMMIGIPLIQLILFGFAINTDPKRLPTAVLLADYGPHGRTVLQAIRNSDYFEFTRQVTSEQEAKEVLARGDVQFVINIPPNFSRDVVRGERPAILVEADATDPAATSNAIGSLRLLAGTALRQDFKGPLAFLSQGDDPIDLRIHARYNPEAITQYNIVPGLMGVVLTMTMVMITGLAITRERERGTMENLLSMPTRPFEVMIGKVLPYILVGYVQVALILLAAHLLFKVPVYGDVPMLFLAALVFITANLAMGITFSTMAQNQLQAVQLSFFFFLPSLLLSGFMFPFRGMPQWAQMIGELLPLTHFLRIVRGIMLKGNGAEEIVLQLWQIALFAVVALAIGVKRYRQTLD, from the coding sequence ATGAGTCTGCGATGGACATTTTCTCCCTCCCGTTTCTGGGCCATCGTCGTCAAGGAGTTCATTCAGATGCGACGAGACCGGGTAACCTTCGGGATGATGATCGGCATTCCGTTGATCCAACTCATTCTCTTCGGCTTTGCCATCAACACGGACCCGAAGCGCTTGCCGACGGCGGTGCTTCTCGCCGATTACGGTCCTCATGGACGAACCGTCCTCCAGGCGATACGGAACAGCGACTACTTCGAATTCACCCGGCAGGTGACGAGCGAGCAGGAAGCGAAGGAGGTTCTCGCGCGGGGCGACGTGCAGTTCGTGATCAATATTCCGCCAAACTTTTCGCGTGACGTAGTCCGCGGCGAGCGACCAGCTATCCTTGTCGAAGCCGATGCCACAGATCCGGCGGCAACCAGCAATGCCATCGGCTCGCTGCGCCTGTTGGCGGGGACGGCACTCCGGCAAGATTTCAAGGGGCCTTTAGCGTTTCTGTCTCAAGGTGACGATCCGATCGATTTGCGTATCCACGCGCGATACAACCCCGAGGCTATCACACAATACAACATCGTGCCGGGCTTGATGGGCGTGGTGCTGACCATGACGATGGTGATGATCACCGGCTTGGCAATTACGCGTGAGCGCGAACGCGGCACCATGGAAAATCTGCTCTCGATGCCGACACGGCCGTTCGAGGTCATGATCGGCAAGGTGCTTCCGTATATTCTTGTGGGCTATGTCCAAGTGGCGCTCATTCTCCTGGCGGCTCACCTGCTTTTCAAGGTGCCTGTGTACGGCGACGTCCCCATGCTGTTCCTCGCCGCGTTGGTCTTCATTACAGCCAACTTGGCGATGGGAATCACCTTTTCCACCATGGCACAGAACCAGTTGCAGGCCGTGCAGCTCTCGTTCTTTTTCTTCTTGCCGTCGTTGTTGCTCTCGGGGTTCATGTTCCCGTTCCGCGGGATGCCTCAGTGGGCGCAAATGATCGGCGAGCTGCTGCCGCTGACCCACTTTCTTAGGATCGTGCGGGGCATCATGCTGAAAGGAAATGGGGCAGAAGAGATTGTGCTTCAGTTATGGCAGATCGCCCTCTTCGCCGTTGTTGCCTTGGCGATCGGCGTCAAGCGATACCGCCAGACACTGGATTAG
- a CDS encoding COR domain-containing protein, which produces MDIARRLIADEREKKTGFLDLGNLGLTELPVELLTLIHLCGLNLGHGYVDGQGEYHESSNGNEDSANRLPALPSSFGTLRNLVTLSLRGNPLIDLGPLRALTALQQLNCWNTAVTDLSPLHALTALQTLKCSYTPITDLSPLRALTALQTLECSGTQVTDLSPLHALTALQTLKCSSTQITDPSPLIGTMSLQKLTVNYCRLDDFPRQLLFQQSLRDLTLHQTTIPGIPAEVLSDSDYSSCLKDLREHLVDAESGLEKVLEAKLLVLGNGRVGKTQICRRLRGLPYDETVTSTHGITVTAEPWVGSMTGEVLNIWDFGGQDIYHGAHTLFMKTSAVFLIVWHPDFETTGEQSADGIWFRNYPLPYWLEYARTLGRNDCPVLVVQARCDRPEQEVHRLPADDTSLQFTFLKPCWYSAKTQRGHGALEEALRDAIQYLRERDGIATIGVGRARVLRQLEAWRNEDQALPTAERRHRTLSQAEFHTLCEQIGGVRSPEHLLTYLHNLGVVFYQPHLFDNRIILDQSWALEAVYTLFDRRKAYPLIQSLRGRFTQSLLAMTAWRDYSEPEQRLFLSLMESCGIVFVHRKADPKIGFATEYLAPDLLPDKGAVADQLAGRWNDTDEGWRLEYSYPFLHPGLMRTLLCDVGRRSQEAGVYWKFGVWLYEKSTGCRALLEQQMDNERQGRIILNVRGHRHQELVRWLCERIEQCNRLFGYPKLKPAVGDFGPSLHARQRAATGRGAAPKVGGLSDRLSVDLGAMEPAGGLVALEPTFDKPPESFFPSREPQVFISYAWGDDTPAGRQRAKVVDDLCTALGRQGITVRRDRDEMRPGDLISEFMDRLAEGDFVIVIISDKYLRSEYCMYELFRIYRNCAHKPDRFRKKVIPIILPDSNIDSTDNRLERAIYWTNEEAKLKLRVKNNLEAVGPKPYTKFWSMGEFAHHTSDMLEELVDQLQPRDFERQAQEGFKSVLEQIARRR; this is translated from the coding sequence ATGGACATCGCTCGGCGGCTGATTGCCGATGAGAGAGAAAAGAAAACCGGCTTCCTCGATCTCGGCAACCTTGGGCTTACGGAACTCCCGGTCGAGCTGCTCACACTCATCCATTTGTGCGGATTGAATCTCGGCCATGGGTATGTGGACGGGCAGGGGGAATATCACGAGTCGAGCAACGGCAATGAGGACAGCGCCAACAGGCTACCTGCCTTGCCGAGCAGCTTCGGCACGTTGAGAAATCTGGTCACGTTGTCTCTGCGCGGCAACCCTCTCATCGATCTCGGCCCCCTGCGCGCGCTCACCGCTCTGCAGCAGCTGAACTGCTGGAACACGGCGGTCACCGATCTCAGCCCGCTCCACGCGCTCACGGCTCTGCAGACCCTGAAGTGCTCGTACACACCGATCACTGATCTCAGCCCCCTCCGCGCGCTCACCGCTCTGCAGACCCTGGAGTGCTCGGGCACCCAGGTCACCGATCTCAGCCCCCTCCACGCGCTCACGGCTCTGCAGACCCTGAAGTGCTCGTCCACCCAGATCACTGATCCCAGCCCGCTCATTGGCACCATGAGTTTGCAGAAACTCACTGTGAACTACTGCCGGCTCGACGACTTCCCACGGCAGTTGCTCTTCCAGCAGAGCCTCCGTGACCTCACTCTCCACCAAACGACTATTCCTGGGATACCGGCGGAAGTACTCTCAGATTCTGATTACTCGAGTTGCCTCAAAGATTTACGCGAGCACCTGGTCGATGCGGAGAGCGGCCTTGAAAAAGTGCTTGAGGCAAAGCTTCTCGTGCTGGGGAACGGCCGAGTCGGCAAGACCCAGATCTGTCGTCGCCTGCGCGGGCTTCCGTACGACGAGACAGTGACTTCCACGCATGGCATCACCGTCACTGCAGAACCTTGGGTCGGCTCAATGACCGGAGAGGTGCTGAACATTTGGGACTTCGGCGGGCAGGATATCTATCACGGAGCCCACACGCTGTTCATGAAGACCAGCGCGGTCTTCCTGATCGTCTGGCATCCTGATTTTGAGACCACGGGTGAACAGTCCGCCGACGGGATCTGGTTCCGCAACTACCCGCTCCCCTACTGGCTGGAATACGCGCGTACGCTGGGGCGGAATGACTGCCCGGTCCTCGTCGTGCAGGCTCGCTGCGACCGGCCGGAACAGGAAGTCCATCGCCTGCCGGCTGACGATACATCTCTCCAATTTACCTTTCTCAAGCCCTGCTGGTACAGCGCGAAGACCCAACGGGGCCATGGGGCTCTCGAAGAGGCGCTGCGAGACGCCATCCAGTATCTGCGCGAGCGGGACGGCATCGCCACGATCGGGGTGGGACGAGCACGCGTGCTGCGCCAACTCGAGGCGTGGCGGAACGAGGACCAAGCCCTTCCCACAGCGGAGCGACGTCACCGGACCTTGTCCCAGGCAGAATTCCACACTCTCTGCGAGCAGATTGGCGGCGTCCGGTCGCCGGAACATCTGCTCACGTACTTGCACAATCTCGGCGTGGTCTTCTACCAGCCCCACCTCTTCGACAATCGGATCATCCTGGATCAATCGTGGGCGCTGGAGGCTGTCTACACCCTGTTCGACCGCCGGAAGGCCTATCCGCTCATTCAGAGCCTACGTGGTCGATTCACACAGTCACTCCTGGCGATGACGGCTTGGCGCGACTACTCCGAGCCGGAGCAACGGCTCTTTCTGAGCCTGATGGAGTCCTGCGGGATCGTGTTCGTTCATCGTAAGGCGGATCCAAAAATAGGATTTGCCACCGAATACCTCGCGCCGGATCTGCTTCCCGATAAGGGTGCGGTAGCCGATCAGCTTGCCGGACGGTGGAACGACACAGACGAGGGCTGGCGCCTCGAATACAGCTATCCGTTCCTGCATCCGGGTCTGATGCGCACCCTCCTGTGCGACGTCGGCAGGCGATCCCAAGAAGCCGGTGTCTATTGGAAATTCGGCGTCTGGCTCTATGAAAAATCGACAGGCTGTCGTGCCCTACTTGAGCAGCAGATGGATAACGAGCGCCAAGGCCGAATCATCCTCAACGTGCGGGGTCACCGGCACCAAGAGCTGGTCCGTTGGCTGTGCGAACGGATCGAGCAGTGCAACCGGCTGTTCGGCTATCCCAAGCTGAAACCCGCAGTGGGCGACTTCGGCCCGAGTCTCCACGCTCGGCAGCGAGCTGCGACAGGCCGAGGTGCCGCGCCGAAGGTCGGCGGCCTGTCAGATCGATTGTCCGTAGACCTTGGCGCCATGGAGCCGGCAGGCGGGCTGGTGGCTCTGGAACCGACCTTCGACAAACCACCGGAGTCCTTTTTCCCTTCACGCGAGCCCCAGGTTTTCATTTCCTATGCGTGGGGCGACGACACTCCAGCCGGCCGACAGCGAGCGAAGGTCGTGGACGATCTCTGCACAGCCCTCGGTCGACAGGGCATCACGGTCCGTCGCGATCGCGACGAGATGCGGCCAGGCGATCTGATCAGCGAGTTCATGGACCGATTGGCTGAGGGTGACTTTGTGATTGTCATCATCAGCGACAAATATCTTCGGTCGGAGTACTGCATGTATGAGCTGTTTCGGATCTATCGCAACTGCGCGCATAAACCGGATCGCTTCCGCAAGAAGGTGATCCCCATCATCCTACCTGACTCAAATATTGATAGCACGGACAACAGGCTGGAACGGGCGATTTACTGGACCAATGAGGAAGCGAAACTAAAGCTCCGCGTCAAGAACAATCTCGAGGCAGTTGGCCCCAAGCCATATACGAAATTCTGGTCAATGGGTGAATTCGCGCACCACACGTCAGACATGCTGGAAGAATTGGTGGACCAACTGCAGCCACGCGATTTCGAGCGCCAGGCCCAGGAAGGATTTAAATCGGTGCTTGAGCAGATTGCGAGAAGACGTTGA
- a CDS encoding Slp family lipoprotein translates to MMSIFLALSPTVVFGVLEQGRRFAMRMIGLFAMCVLLEACTIIPMFPPEVMKNVETNTFDLEAWQQQTYHPSNDDFVSHKVELGGEIIEVVRKPEGVVLLVEAQPIENHTTYGTKSVERGDSFWYAVAFNGSPESSMLQRGNKLVVVGMTERASTEIIGGAPRVLPHLLAQCLHIWNTREAEAADFSYYGGPMGHHPAEEQTFCLRDDGGKSLPISESRGDKQQTHSEGL, encoded by the coding sequence ATGATGTCGATATTCTTAGCGCTCTCACCGACCGTTGTTTTTGGAGTGCTGGAGCAAGGGAGAAGATTTGCCATGCGCATGATCGGACTGTTTGCGATGTGTGTATTGTTGGAAGCCTGCACAATCATACCGATGTTTCCTCCAGAGGTGATGAAAAACGTCGAAACCAATACCTTTGACCTCGAGGCTTGGCAGCAACAGACCTATCACCCGTCGAACGACGACTTTGTCTCACACAAAGTGGAATTGGGAGGAGAAATCATAGAGGTTGTTCGGAAACCGGAAGGTGTCGTCCTTCTTGTCGAGGCGCAGCCCATCGAGAACCATACGACATATGGTACTAAGAGTGTGGAACGCGGAGACTCATTCTGGTACGCCGTTGCCTTTAACGGCTCTCCGGAATCCAGCATGTTGCAGAGAGGCAACAAACTCGTCGTTGTCGGAATGACCGAGAGAGCCAGCACGGAAATAATCGGTGGAGCTCCGAGAGTGCTGCCGCACCTTCTGGCGCAGTGTCTTCACATTTGGAATACCCGGGAAGCGGAAGCGGCGGACTTTTCTTATTATGGAGGTCCGATGGGACATCATCCCGCTGAAGAACAAACATTCTGTCTGAGAGATGACGGCGGGAAATCCTTGCCCATTAGCGAGAGTCGAGGTGACAAACAACAAACTCATTCTGAAGGGTTGTAA
- a CDS encoding glycine zipper family protein: MKGLRMSAVLALLMLSACSSARPVLYPNAQLESVGKDGAERDIEACRQLAESAGAVEGGGSKGGRVATSTAVGAGVGAASGAVGGAIFGGAGRGSMIGAASGAVWGLLTGLFHAASPSQPNQTYTNFVNRCLQEKGYEVTGWQ, translated from the coding sequence ATGAAGGGATTACGAATGAGCGCCGTCCTCGCGCTGTTGATGCTCTCAGCCTGCTCCAGCGCACGTCCGGTGCTCTATCCCAATGCCCAGCTGGAGTCGGTGGGAAAAGACGGGGCGGAGCGTGATATCGAAGCCTGTCGGCAGTTGGCAGAGTCGGCAGGCGCGGTGGAAGGTGGAGGAAGCAAGGGAGGACGTGTCGCAACGAGCACGGCCGTCGGCGCCGGAGTCGGTGCCGCAAGTGGAGCGGTTGGGGGAGCGATTTTCGGAGGAGCGGGACGAGGATCGATGATCGGTGCTGCGAGTGGAGCGGTCTGGGGGCTCCTGACCGGTTTGTTTCATGCTGCGAGTCCCTCGCAACCAAACCAGACTTACACGAATTTCGTCAACCGCTGTTTGCAAGAGAAGGGATATGAAGTGACAGGCTGGCAGTGA
- a CDS encoding TetR/AcrR family transcriptional regulator, which yields MKKSTGKIIPSRSPADRVVRAARRQFFTHGFRAVSMDDIATELGMSKKTLYAHFPSKTVLVQAIMQEKFGEVEADLSRLKRKAGRSVETTLRNLLDCVQQHTAEIQPPFVRDIGRELPELFQVIERRRRDLIRQHFGELFEEGRKAGLIRNDIPVHLIIEILLGAVQTIMNPPKLVELGLTLETGYSSIIRIILEGALNNRRNR from the coding sequence ATGAAGAAGTCAACAGGCAAAATCATTCCGAGTCGTTCTCCAGCCGATAGGGTCGTCCGCGCGGCCCGGCGACAATTCTTCACCCATGGATTCAGAGCGGTCAGCATGGACGATATTGCCACCGAACTCGGGATGAGCAAGAAAACCTTGTACGCCCATTTCCCCAGCAAGACCGTGCTCGTCCAAGCCATCATGCAGGAGAAGTTCGGGGAAGTCGAAGCAGACCTCTCTCGTCTGAAAAGAAAAGCCGGGCGGAGTGTCGAGACGACGCTCCGGAACCTGCTGGATTGTGTGCAACAACACACAGCTGAGATTCAACCACCATTTGTGCGGGACATCGGGCGTGAGCTGCCCGAGCTATTTCAGGTCATCGAACGGCGTCGTCGAGACTTGATCCGCCAGCACTTCGGCGAACTGTTTGAAGAAGGGCGGAAGGCCGGCCTCATCAGAAACGATATCCCCGTTCATCTCATTATCGAGATCCTACTCGGAGCCGTACAGACGATCATGAATCCTCCCAAACTGGTGGAACTTGGCCTGACTTTAGAAACTGGATACTCATCAATCATTCGAATCATCCTCGAAGGGGCACTGAACAACCGGCGCAATCGGTGA
- a CDS encoding DUF167 domain-containing protein, translated as MNSLPTIARDSERGALLTVHVQPGSSRTECVGIHGDAIKIRLAARPIDGAANDELICFIAERCAVPRANVRIHAGTEARRKRLCVKDVSAQVLLARLLSRNEQETERI; from the coding sequence GTGAATTCCCTTCCTACCATCGCACGGGATAGTGAGCGCGGGGCGCTCCTGACCGTACATGTCCAACCCGGGTCTTCACGTACTGAGTGCGTCGGAATTCATGGCGACGCTATAAAGATCCGCCTGGCAGCTCGCCCGATCGACGGTGCCGCCAACGACGAACTGATCTGCTTCATCGCCGAGCGGTGTGCTGTGCCGCGCGCAAACGTACGCATTCACGCAGGGACCGAAGCTCGGCGCAAACGACTGTGTGTGAAGGATGTCTCGGCTCAGGTGCTCTTGGCTCGATTGCTGTCGCGAAACGAGCAAGAAACGGAGCGGATATGA